TAAAACGCACCAGCCCTTCCTCTTGCGAAACAAGTCTTTCCATAGCTCCTTTCAACTTCACCTGTTCCCCTTGTTCTTCTTCTTGTTTCTTCTTTCGAAGTTCTTCCTGCATTTTTAATGAACGGACAACGTTTAGTTGCTTATTCTGCTCTGCCAGCAGTTTAATACCTTCTACACGCTTTTCAACCAATAATTCTTTTTCTTTCTGCAAGGCAAGCTGTTCCTCTTCCGGTATCAGCTCAATCACGCTCATTTTATTATGAACCAAAGTGACTTCTTCTTGCGCTGCCTTATTCCGGGCAAATATTTCTTGGGAGATTCGCGAATAAACGGCTGTTCCTGTCAGTTTTTCCAGCAATTCCGCCTTCGCAGCTCCTTTCGACTTCAAAAAGGTGGCAAAGTCATTCTGAGCCAGCAATACGGTACGGGTAAACTGTTCATACGTCAGACCGATTAACTCGACCAATTGAGCCAACAGTTCTTTCTTGGTACCTTGAAATTCTTTCTCTGTATCCAAATCTTTCACTTCCAATGCTTGTGGCTGCAAAGAACCGTTCACCTTATTTCTTGTCCGTCTTACCGACCAATGAGAACGATAACGATGCCCGTCTACCCCTAAAAAATCAACTTCCGCATAACCGTCACTCGTTCCCCGACGCAGCAGGTTTCTGACATCAGACTGGTTTATCTGATTATCTCCTACATCTGCCAAATTCACACTTTCTACCGAATTGGCAAAACGGGGGGCTTTATCATATAATGCCAGGCACAATGCGTCTAATAAGGTAGATTTTCCTGCTCCCGTAGGTCCCGAAATAGCGAATATTCCCGCAGAATATAACGGTTCTGATGTAAAATCGACTTCCACGGTTCCCTCTATCGAAGTTAGATTCTTTAATCGTATGGCTAATATTTTCATTCTTCGTCCTCCTCTTCTTTACGGGTGGCAGCCAAATAGGCTTCTTGAAATAATTCTGTCAACTCCTCCGGCATTTCTGCCTGATAAATCTTCTCAAATGCAGATTGTGCTATCTGTAAAGGAGACATTTCTTGCAGTCCTCTTTTCCACTCCACCTCTTCTTTTTCTGCATTTCCCGCATCACCACGATAAGTAGAGATAATACGTGCCAACCGATAGTTTTTGTCTGCCAAAGCTTCCTCTATTTCCTGTCGGAGCATAGGTTCCGGCTCTTCTAACAATACTTTTACCTCCAAATAAGGAGCTATGCCCTCTACTGCCGGCAGTTCTTTCAATGCCTCCAATACAACTTCCGGCAATGAAGGTTCTCCACTCGGTACGCTTATCAAAGGTATTGACTTCGGACATTCGAGCCGCTCAATATCTACCGCACAACCATCATCAAAAGTCACCATCACCACTCCATGACGGTAATGTTTCTCTGCAAAAGACATCGGGATAGGACTTCCTGCATAACGTACATTCTCCCGACCGGATACCCGCTGAGCTTTATGAATATGCCCCAATGCTGTATAGGCTATCTGTTCGGAAAATGCATCCGGCGACACACATTCCAAACCGCCAATCACCGTACGTTCACTATAATCTTTCTCTGCAATTTCCGAACCGGTAGCCTGCAGATGACCGATGGCGAGAATCGACTGATTTGCTTTTCTTCGTTTCCACAATCTTTGCAAGAGCTGGGTATAAAGCTCACGCACTCCCTCCGCATATTGATTACCTTCTGTCTCCACTGCCGGGTAATCTCCCTGGCGCAAGAAAGGAACAGCCATGCAAAGCAATTCAACTTCCCCCATCCGGTTCTTCAGTTCCACGCACAAATGGTTGTAATCTATCTCTCCACCTTCCAGTTTGCGTACTACCCCTCTGACTTCTGTCCTCATAGCCTGCAATAAAGGCAGGGGAGCTTCCAGACGTGCCGCCGAATCATGGTTGCCGGCAACAATCACTATTTGCAGGTTCGGATTCTCAGCCGTCACCCGGTAAATAAAGCGGTAATACATGCTTTGAGATGCAGCCGAAGGATTGGAGACATCAAAAACATCTCCGGCTATAACCAATGCATCAATCTCTTTCCGCCGAATTTCTTCTGCCAGCCAGTTCAAAAAAGCCTCATGCTCTCCGGCACGGTCATAACCGAAGAAGGTTTGTCCGAGATGCCAGTCGGCAGTATGTAATATACGTATCATATTTTTGTAACTATCTCTATTAACATGGAGCAAAAATAACACAATCGAAAAGATAATATGGCATCTGCATCTCTTTTTTACCAATAATCATGTATATTTGCAGGATAAAAATCCAACCCTATGAAGATACTTTATTATATTTATCAGATTTGCATCGCTTTGCCTATATTATTAGTGTTGACCATTCTCACGGCACTCGTCACTATAGTAGGTTCCCTCTTGGGTGGAGCCCACTTCTGGGGGTATCATCCGGGGAAGATATGGTCACAATTAATTTGTCTTTTCCTGTTGATTCCCGTAAAGATTCGCGGACGTGAAAAGTTGCATGATAAAACTTCCTATATTTTCGTTCCTAACCATCAGGGGGCATTCGATATATTCCTAATCTATGGTTTCATTGGAAGAAATTTTAAGTGGATGATGAAAAAAAGCCTGCGCAAACTGCCGTTCGTCGGAAAGGCTTGTGAAAGTGCAGGGCATATTTTTGTTGACCGTTCCGGTCCGAAAAAAGTATTGGAGACTATCCGGCAGGCCAAAGAGTCTTTGAAAGACGGTGTTTCATTAGTCGTTTTCCCGGAAGGGGCACGTACTTTCACTGGACATATGGGATATTTTAAAAAAGGGGCTTTCCAATTGGCTGATGACTTACAGTTGGCAGTGGTGCCCGTCACTATTGATGGCTCATTTGAAATCCTGCCGCGTACAAGCAAATGGATACACCGCCACCGCATGATTCTGACGATTCATGATCCTATTCCGCCCAAGGGAAAAGGTATGGATAATATCAAGGCAACTATGGCAGAAGCCTATGCCGCAGTTGAAAGTGCACTGCCCGAAGAACATAAGGGTATGATGACAAACGAAGATCAAGACCGATAGTATAAATATAAATATGGGGATACTCACGTACCCCACATTCCTAACCAGTTTTTATCATTAAATTATTAAATAACGTCAGCTTGTACTATTCTGATTCTCCTCCTTCGGGAAGGGGAAACCATGCGGACGAAGTTATATCGAACTGACGTTAAATAGGTATACGCATCGACCGCGTATATGGATAGGGGGTCCAGTTGCTGATGTATGGCAAATGCTTCCCGACATAGCTTCCGTCATCAGCAGAGCATAATCAGCTCCTACCTTGCCGATTCTCCGGATTGGTTTAGAATTGAATCTAATAAAAGCTCAATGTTTACTTATTTGTGGGAGTATTTTGTTCCAAACGTTGATGTTCTTCTATCAATTTCATATTTTCTTTTGCTTTGGAAAGGAATTCCCGCACGAATTTATTACTCTTAAAAGAATAAGGGGCGTCTTTTATTATATCGTCTATCTGAGGAGTCATGACAGGATATGGCAACGAACTGCAAAGCATCATAAATACGCTTGGTCCCAGTACATTCTCATAATTAGTTGAAATGAATTTCTTTATGTATTGGTTCATTTCATTCATCAATGAGTCTCCTTCTACCATCAACTGTGAGTGAATTTCTTCCAAATCACCGCCATCCATCACCATGCGGGTTTCTTTCTGTTCCAATTCACTTATGCTTTCTTCCAACTGGTTTCTTTTGTCGATGAATTCATACAACGCTGCATTCAGAGGAGTTCCTACTGCTTTCAGTTCCGAATTGCTGATAGTTACCGTGATTTTACCATTTTCCAGAACAATCGGCATAATGCTTTCGCTATCCATATAAAGCGTCACCATCTGTACTGAATCAATTTTACCTTTCATTGAGAATAGTCCATGCACCACTTCAGCAGAATCCAACTTCACCCACTCACCATCGTTCAGGGATTTAAGATATAACATTTTTCCATCCAGACTATTCACAGAAGATGTTCCTTCAATCTTGTACTTGCTGGTACAAGAAACCAAAAACGGAAGCAAAAGTAAAAAAGACAAAATTTTATTCACGTTCATCTATTCATTAAAATTCTGAGTGCAAAGGTACAACCGATTCAGATTTCAAGGAAACATTTTATCAATATTTAAATCTTGTAAGTCTCTTTTCTTTAATAATCCTTATAAACATACGTCTGAGGGACTTTTTTTCATTTAGTTTATCTAATTTTGTAGTCATGAAAACATCGACTTATGCCCCATTTGCCAAACCGCTTTATGTGATGGTAAAGCCAGTAGGTGCCGTATGCAACCTTGCATGCGATTATTGCTACTATCTGGAGAAGGCCAATCTATACAAAGACAATCCGAAACACGTAATGAGCGATGAACTTCTCGAAAAGTTTATCGACGAGTACATTAACTCACAGACCATGCCTCAGGTACTTTTCACCTGGCACGGGGGAGAAACGCTGATGCGTCCGCTCTCTTTCTACAAGAAGGCTATGGAACTGCAAAAGAAATACGCCCGCGGACGTACGATCGACAACTGTATCCAGACCAACGGTACAATGCTCACCGATGAATGGTGCCAGTTCTTCCATGACAACAACTGGCTGGTAGGAGTTTCAATCGACGGACCACAGGAATTCCACGATGAGTACCGCAAAAACAAGATGGGAAAACCTTCTTTCGTGAAAGTGATGCAAGGCATCAATCTTCTGAAAAAGCATAAAGTGGAATGGAACGCAATGGCTGTTATCAATGACTTCAATGCCGACTATCCTTTGGATTTCTACCATTTCTTCAAAGAAATAGATTGCCATTATATACAGTTTGCCCCCATCGTAGAGCGCATCCTTCCGCATCAGGACGGACGCCATCTCGCCTCTCTTGCCGAAAACAAGGAAGGAACACTGGCTGACTTTTCAATCACGCCCGAACAGTGGGGGAATTTTCTTTGCACTCTTTTCGATGAATGGGTAAAAGAAGACGTAGGCAACTACTACATACAGATATTCGATTCTACACTCGCCAATTGGATGGGTGAACAACCCGGTGTGTGCTCCATGGCAAAAACCTGCGGACACGCCGGCGTCATGGAATTCAACGGAGACGTCTACTCTTGCGACCATTTTGTGTTTCCCGAATATAAACTGGGAAATATCTACAACCAGACTCTTGTGGAGATGATGCACAGCGAACGCCAGTATAATTTCGGTAATATGAAATACCGGTCTCTCCCGACCCAATGCAAGGAATGTGAATTCCTCTTTGCCTGCAACGGTGAATGCCCGAAGAATCGCTTCAGCCGAACATCGGAAGGCGAACCCGGATTGAATTATTTATGCAAAGGATACTACCAGTTCTTCAAACATGTAGCTCCATACATGGATTTCATGAAAAACGAGCTGATGAACCAACGCCCGCCGGCAAATATCATGGAAGCTTTAAAAAATGGAAAATTGAAAGTGGAGAACAGGAAGTGAAATACGGAACATATTAACAATCAAATATTTAATTTTTATCACTGAATAAATGAATAGACTAAGACTTTATTTATTGGCGCTGACTGCGCTGATCGTATGTACCGCCAAGGCGGACGAAGGAATGTGGTTATTGCAACTGATGCAACAGCAACATTCTATTGATATGATGAAGAAACAAGGTTTGAAGTTGGAAGCCCAAGATTTATATAATCCTAATGGTGTCTCCCTAAAGGATGCTGTCGGTATATTCGGTGGCGGATGTACGGGAGAAATCATCTCACCAGAAGGCTTGATCCTTACAAACCATCACTGTGGTTACGCTTCTATCCAACAACATAGTAGTGTCGAGCATGATTATCTGACAGACGGTTTTTGGGCTACTTCCAGAGATAAAGAGCTCCCTACTCCGGGATTGAAATTCACATTTATCGAACGTATTGAGGACATTACCGATATTGTTAATGCTAAAGTTGCCGCCAAAGAAATCACGGAGTCCGAATCATTCACAGGTGCGTTTCTTCAAAAATTAGCAAAAGAGCTTTACTCCAAAAGTGATCTGAAAGACAAAAAAGGAATTGTACCACAAGCACTTCCATTTTATGCTGGAAACAAATTCTACCTGTTTTATAAGAAAATATACCCGGATGTGCGTATGGTTGCCGCACCGCCTTCTTCTATCGGCAAATTCGGCGGCGAAACGGACAACTGGATGTGGCCCCGCCACACGGGCGACTTCTCCATGTTCCGTATCTATGCAGACGCTAACGGCGAACCGGCAGAATACAATGCTTCCAATACGCCATTAAAAACTAAAAAACATTTGCCTATCTCCATCAAAGGCCTGAAAGAAGGAGACTACGCAATGATTATGGGATTCCCCGGAAGCACAAGCCGTTATCTGACCGTATCGGAAGTAAAAGAACGCATGGAATCAGAGAACGAACCGCGTATCCGTATCCGAGGTGCCCGCCTGGCAGTCCTAAAAGAAGTAATGAATGCCAGCGACAAAATCCGTATCCAGTATGCCAACAAGTACGCAGGCTCCAGCAACTACTGG
This portion of the Bacteroides acidifaciens genome encodes:
- a CDS encoding exonuclease SbcCD subunit D — protein: MIRILHTADWHLGQTFFGYDRAGEHEAFLNWLAEEIRRKEIDALVIAGDVFDVSNPSAASQSMYYRFIYRVTAENPNLQIVIVAGNHDSAARLEAPLPLLQAMRTEVRGVVRKLEGGEIDYNHLCVELKNRMGEVELLCMAVPFLRQGDYPAVETEGNQYAEGVRELYTQLLQRLWKRRKANQSILAIGHLQATGSEIAEKDYSERTVIGGLECVSPDAFSEQIAYTALGHIHKAQRVSGRENVRYAGSPIPMSFAEKHYRHGVVMVTFDDGCAVDIERLECPKSIPLISVPSGEPSLPEVVLEALKELPAVEGIAPYLEVKVLLEEPEPMLRQEIEEALADKNYRLARIISTYRGDAGNAEKEEVEWKRGLQEMSPLQIAQSAFEKIYQAEMPEELTELFQEAYLAATRKEEEDEE
- a CDS encoding lysophospholipid acyltransferase family protein — protein: MKILYYIYQICIALPILLVLTILTALVTIVGSLLGGAHFWGYHPGKIWSQLICLFLLIPVKIRGREKLHDKTSYIFVPNHQGAFDIFLIYGFIGRNFKWMMKKSLRKLPFVGKACESAGHIFVDRSGPKKVLETIRQAKESLKDGVSLVVFPEGARTFTGHMGYFKKGAFQLADDLQLAVVPVTIDGSFEILPRTSKWIHRHRMILTIHDPIPPKGKGMDNIKATMAEAYAAVESALPEEHKGMMTNEDQDR
- a CDS encoding DUF4369 domain-containing protein produces the protein MNVNKILSFLLLLPFLVSCTSKYKIEGTSSVNSLDGKMLYLKSLNDGEWVKLDSAEVVHGLFSMKGKIDSVQMVTLYMDSESIMPIVLENGKITVTISNSELKAVGTPLNAALYEFIDKRNQLEESISELEQKETRMVMDGGDLEEIHSQLMVEGDSLMNEMNQYIKKFISTNYENVLGPSVFMMLCSSLPYPVMTPQIDDIIKDAPYSFKSNKFVREFLSKAKENMKLIEEHQRLEQNTPTNK
- a CDS encoding anaerobic sulfatase-maturation protein encodes the protein MKTSTYAPFAKPLYVMVKPVGAVCNLACDYCYYLEKANLYKDNPKHVMSDELLEKFIDEYINSQTMPQVLFTWHGGETLMRPLSFYKKAMELQKKYARGRTIDNCIQTNGTMLTDEWCQFFHDNNWLVGVSIDGPQEFHDEYRKNKMGKPSFVKVMQGINLLKKHKVEWNAMAVINDFNADYPLDFYHFFKEIDCHYIQFAPIVERILPHQDGRHLASLAENKEGTLADFSITPEQWGNFLCTLFDEWVKEDVGNYYIQIFDSTLANWMGEQPGVCSMAKTCGHAGVMEFNGDVYSCDHFVFPEYKLGNIYNQTLVEMMHSERQYNFGNMKYRSLPTQCKECEFLFACNGECPKNRFSRTSEGEPGLNYLCKGYYQFFKHVAPYMDFMKNELMNQRPPANIMEALKNGKLKVENRK